Proteins co-encoded in one Medicago truncatula cultivar Jemalong A17 chromosome 8, MtrunA17r5.0-ANR, whole genome shotgun sequence genomic window:
- the LOC11421220 gene encoding putative disease resistance protein RGA3, which produces MAEQIPYGVATSLVNRLASAAFREFGRIYGVMDELERLKNTIEVIRAVLLDAEEKQEKSPAVQVWVRRLKDVLLPADDLIDEFLIEDMIHKRDKAHKNKVTQVIHSFLPSRTAFRRKMAHEIEKIQRSFKDVEEDMSYLKLNNVVVVAKTNNVRRETCSYVLESEIIGREEDQNTIISLLRQSHEHQNVSLVAIVGIGGLGKTALAQLVYKDGEVKNLFEKHMWVCVSDNFDFKTILKNMVASLTKDDVVNKTLQELQSMLQVNLTGQRYLLVLDDVWNECFEKWDQLRPYLMCGAQGSKVVMTTCSKIVADRMGVSDQHVLRGLTPEKSWVLFKNIVFGDVTVGVNQPLESIGKKIAEKCKGVPLAIRSLGGILRSESKESEWINVLQGECWKLCDGENSIMPVLKLSYQNLSPQQRQCFAYCSLFPQDWEFEKDELIQMWMAQGYLGCSVENQCMEDVGNQFVNIFLKNSFFQDANFNDDGDVTGFKMHDLMHDLATQVAGNDCCYLDSSKANKCLGRPVHVLVKHDALCLLESLDSSRLRTLIVMNYNHYMLPRPKLSVIRNFKYLRFLKMQISSSQRAGFIEKLKHLRHLDLRNYESGESLSKSICNFVCLQTIKLKDFVVDSPEVVSKLINLRHLKIYNGTFKDKTPSGFRKLSIQQPKGLSLSNWLSPLTNIIEISLSYCRGFQHLPPLERLPFLKSLELRFPYELEYIYYEEPILHESFFPSLEILAFYGCDKLKGWRRMGDDLNDINSSHHLLLRHFPYLSQLVIYRSKMLTLMPTFPNIKRLSMESCSTKILEATLNVEESQYSNGFPPLSMLKSLKIDGTSMENVPKDWLKNLTSLENICFSLSSQQFEVIEMWFKDDLIYLPSLQTINFTYCGFKALPDWICKISSLQHLKMFRCKLVDLPEGMSRLTNLHTLEIIGCSILDTNEFLTETGALWSKIAHIPKIIKRNYFVAGEYECTSNTYPDGILYF; this is translated from the exons ATGGCTGAACAAATTCCATACGGTGTTGCTACAAGTCTCGTTAACAG GTTGGCTTCTGCAGCCTTTCGTGAATTTGGACGAATTTATGGTGTCATGGATGAATTAGAAAGACTTAAAAACACAATTGAAGTCATCAGAGCTGTACTCCTTGATGCTGAGGAGAAACAAGAGAAAAGTCCTGCTGTACAAGTCTGGGTAAGAAGGCTCAAAGACGTGCTTCTTCCTGCAGATGATTTGATAGATGAGTTTCTTATTGAAGATATGATACACAAACGGGATAAAGCTCATAAGAACAAAGTGACACAGGTAATTCATTCCTTCTTACCAAGCAGAACTGCTTTTCGCCGTAAAATGGCTCATGAGAttgaaaaaatacaaagaagttTTAAAGATGTTGAGGAAGATATGTCTTATTTGAAACTTAACAATGTTGTGGTGGTTGCGAAAACTAACAATGTAAGGAGGGAAACTTGCTCTTATGTGTTAGAATCTGAGATCATTGGAAGAGAAGAAGATCAAAACACGATTATAAGCTTGTTGAGGCAATCacatgaacatcagaatgtctCATTGGTTGCTATTGTTGGTATTGGTGGTTTGGGAAAGACAGCTCTTGCTCAACTGGTATACAAAGATGGTGAAgtgaaaaatttgtttgaaaagcATATGTGGGTATGTGTCTCGGATAACTTTGATTTCAAAACTATTCTGAAGAACATGGTTGCGTCATTAACCAAAGATGATGTTGTAAATAAGACATTACAAGAGTTGCAAAGTATGCTTCAAGTCAATTTAACTGGTCAGAGATACTTGTTAGTTCTCGACGACGTTTGGAATGAGTGTTTTGAAAAGTGGGATCAATTGAGGCCTTATTTGATGTGTGGTGCTCAAGGCAGTAAGGTTGTAATGACAACATGCAGTAAGATTGTGGCAGATAGAATGGGTGTAAGTGACCAACATGTTTTGAGAGGTTTAACTCCAGAAAAATCATGGGTTTTGTTCAAGAATATTGTCTTTGGGGATGTTACTGTTGGAGTGAACCAACCTCTTGAATCAATTGGTAAGAAGATAGCAGAAAAGTGCAAAGGAGTTCCGTTAGCAATTAGATCACTAGGAGGCATATTACGAAGTGAAAGTAAAGAAAGTGAATGGATCAATGTCTTACAAGGTGAATGTTGGAAATTGTGTGATGGTGAAAATAGCATCATGCCGGTCCTAAAATTGAGTTACCAGAACTTATCACCTCAACAAAGGCAATGTTTTGCTTATTGCTCTTTATTTCCTCAGGATTGGGAATTTGAGAAGGATGAGTTAATTCAAATGTGGATGGCACAAGGTTATCTTGGTTGTTCAGTTGAAAATCAATGCATGGAAGATGTTGGTAATcaatttgtaaatattttcttgAAGAATTCATTCTTCCAAGATGCAAATTttaatgatgatggtgatgtaACTGGTTTTAAAATGCATGATTTAATGCATGATCTTGCAACACAAGTAGCTGGCAATGATTGTTGTTACTTGGATTCAAGTAAGGCAAACAAATGTTTAGGAAGACCCGTGCATGTATTAGTGAAACATGATGCCTTGTGTTTGTTGGAATCCCTGGATTCAAGTAGGTTGCGGACTTTGATTGTGATGAATTACAATCACTATATGCTCCCTAGACCAAAACTATCGGTTATTCGAAATTTCAAATACTTACGCTTTTTGAAAATGCAAATTAGTAGTAGCCAGCGAGCTGGtttcattgaaaaattgaaGCATTTAAGGCATCTTGACTTGCGCAATTATGAATCAGGAGAAAGTCTTTCCAAATCTATCtgcaattttgtttgtttacagACCATAAAATTGAAAGATTTTGTGGTAGATTCTCCAGAAGTTGTttcaaaattaatcaatttgagACACCTTAAGATTTATAATGGGACCTTCAAAGACAAGACACCGTCTGGATTTAGAAAATTGAGCATACAACAACCCAAGGGTCTGTCTTTGTCCAATTGGCTCTCTCCACTCAcaaatataattgaaatatcTCTTAGTTATTGCCGAGGTTTCCAACATCTCCCACCATTGGAACGCCTTCCGTTCCTTAAGTCACTCGAGTTACGTTTCCCCTATGAATTGGAGtacatatattatgaagagCCTATTCTTCATGAATCATTCTTCCCATCTTTGGAGATCCTAGCCTTTTATGGTTGTGATAAGTTGAAGGGATGGAGGAGGATGGGAGATGATTTGAATGATATTAACTCTTCACATCATCTATTGTTGCGTCACTTTCCTTATCTTTCTCAATTAGTTATTTATCGTAGCAAGATGTTGACTTTGATGCCTACTTTTCCAAACATTAAGAGATTATCAATGGAGTCTTGCAGTACGAAGATATTGGAAGCAACACTAAATGTAGAAGAGTCACAATATTCAAATGGCTTCCCTCCTCTTTCCATGCTCAAATCCTTAAAAATTGATGGAACGAGTATGGAAAATGTCCCAAAGGATTGGTTGAAAAATCTTACTTCTCTCGAGAATATTTGCTTCAGTTTGTCAAGTCAACAATTTGAAGTAATTGAAATGTGGTTTAAAGATGACCTCATTTATCTTCCTTCCCTCCAAACAATCAATTTTACTTATTGTGGTTTTAAGGCATTACCAGATTGGATATGCAAAATCTCATCACTTCAGCATCTTAAGATGTTCCGCTGCAAATTGGTAGATCTGCCTGAAGGAATGTCACGTCTTACAAACTTACACACCTTAGAAATCATTGGATGTTCAATCTTAGATACTAATGAATTCCTGACAGAAACAGGTGCACTTTGGTCTAAAATTGCTCACatcccaaaaatcatcaaacgtAATTATTTTGTTGCTGGCGAGTATGAATGTACCTCCAACACTTATCCTGACGGTATCCTCTATTTTTGA
- the LOC112417184 gene encoding putative disease resistance protein RGA1, producing the protein MTAHIAYGVATRLINRLASAAFDEFGRINGVMDELERLKNTVESIKAVLLDAEDKQELKDVLLPAVDLIDEFLIEDMIHKRDKADKNKVTQNMVESLTNSKIDDKLSLENLQNMLCKNLNGKRFFLILDDIWNESFEKWAQLRTYLMCDAQGTKVLVTTRSKAVAQTMGVREPYFLNGLTPEES; encoded by the exons ATGACTGCACATATTGCATACGGTGTTGCTACACGCCTCATTAATAG GTTGGCTTCTGCAGCCTTTGATGAATTTGGAAGGATTAATGGTGTTATGGATGAATTGGAAAGGCTTAAGAACACAGTTGAATCCATCAAAGCTGTGCTCCTTGATGCTGAAGACAAACAAGAGCTCAAAGACGTGCTTCTTCCTGCTGTTGATTTGATAGATGAGTTTCTTATTGAAGATATGATACACAAAAGGGATAAAGCTGATAAGAACAAAGTGACACAG AACATGGTTGAATCATTAACCAATAGCAAAATTGATGATAAGTTGTCACTTGAAAACTTGCAAAATATGCTTTGCAAAAATTTAAATGGGAAGAGATTTTTCTTAATCCTCGATGACATTTGGAACGAGAGTTTTGAAAAATGGGCTCAATTGAGGACTTATTTGATGTGTGATGCTCAAGGCACCAAGGTTTTAGTGACAACTCGTAGTAAAGCTGTGGCACAAACAATGGGTGTAAGAGAGCCCTATTTTTTGAATGGTTTGACTCCAGAAGAATCATGA